TGTCACTGGCTGCCATTTCCTCGGATCGCCGCTTATAATAGGTTATCCCCGCCCCTTGTTATGAGTTTCAAGACAAGCAGCATGCATAATGGCACACGCAGCAGCTCTTCCCTTGTCTCCTCCGCTCACATTCAGAAATAAGAAACGTCGCATACAGTGGGATATGGGAGACTACCAGCATTCCATGACTTCCGAGTCGTGCGCCCCCCTTTTCTCAGCACCTGACAGCCAGAGGATGATGTCTTACGGGAACCCGGATTTTCCAGACATCTTAGGGTTTGACGACACACTCCTGAATAGTGAAGTGCAGTTGCAGAACGTACGCAGCGCCATAACCAGACTAATCACACAACTAACGATATATCTATCCAGGATATGCCCGGAGTCCTTCCCATACCATCAAGCAGCGCGAGCCCCTTTGGcctcatcgccgccgacATTCCTTACCCCGGTGGTATAAATGCACCAGTAGCACCTGAACTCAATCCCAACTCGGAACAGCAGTCGGGCTTCAACCTAAACAACCGGAACAACCAGATCAAACAGTATAAGCGTCGCAAATCCCATAATATCGTGGAAAGGCGGTACCGGGTCAATCTGAATGCCAAGTTTCGCAAGCTCGAGGAGGTCGTGCTGCAGGGTACTGcttcgccctctccctcgtcccCTTACTCGTCACAGCAAACCCCGTCTCCGAGAAGGCCGTCTTCTCCTCAAAAGACAAGGTCCAAGGCTCGTGTTTTGGATGGCGCGTTGAGTTACATTGAGAGCCTAGAGAGCGAGATTAGCTCGTTGAAGGAGGCGATGGACGTATCAAAGGACTGATTGGCAGAGGTGAGAAGCTGCGTTGATGAATCAGAAATGAGATTTGATTGATTCGGAGCGCCTTGCGAAGCCCTGGCGACTGAGCTGTCTAATGTTGGATCAAGGACGTTTGCAGGTGAAgtataaaaactaaaaatacCCTCGTCCATTAGGAAAGATCGTGAAAGAGTTCATTTTGAGAATGTCATCTATTGCTCATACAccaatattatataaattgAAATATAATGAGGACCAAAGACAGACGGATACACGTGTGCAGTGTTCTTTTGGCTATTGGTTACGACAGCCCCAGCTATTAAACTGTTAAGGGACTTAAAACTGATATAAAAATATGTGTCGTTAAACTAGTTGTGACTTCAAACAGGTCTAAGAAGTCAATGCTATCCGAAGTAGTTTCAACTAGTTAAACAAGCTGGGTCTGTAGTACAGCTGTCGAAGCCTCTCTGCTTAATACGGCTTTAGCAGGTTATGCCACTTGCGAAAGAAATTGTGCTGGTCATAAATCTTTTTCAACTCCTGCAAACGAGGCAGGTTTGTTCCAAAGAGAGAACCAGAACCGAAGTCGTGCCCTGCGAGTAGTGAGCGATGTGCAGCTTTCAAAAGGCGCCCAAACCTACCAGAGTAATTCGGATACGCCACCGCATGTTCACCACGGTTTAACCGACGTTGTGAATATTGAATCGTGGCCACAACCGCTCGTCGATATTGGTCCATCGCCGCATCGCGCTCAGGGCTTTTCCAGCACAGCAGCAATCCGACATTGTAGAAGCGACCGCGATTAGCACAAGCAGTGGCTGTAACCGGTACACTGATAACTTTGGTGTAAGGCAAAAGCTCGAACGCCAGTACACTCGCGCCTGCTTCCGGGTATGCCTCCATGATCTGATTGAAGCCGGCCCAGAGCTCGTGGGCGAGCTTTTTATCCAGCGGAAACGTGATATTCGTTCCACTGGTTGCCTTTCTAcctgctggctttggctcAATATTGCCGAGTCGATTCAACTGCGTGTAGGACATCATACCAACCGCCCCGAGGCTCGCATGCAGTGAGAGAAGAggggcaaagaaagaagtggCCTCTTCCTTGGGACCATCATAAAACACCAGTGCCATAACCAAAGCCTCTTCCACTGGCGACAGGGCCCGGAAGCCAAAGAAGAACCCACTGCGTTCGTTTTGCTGTTTGTCAAACCAGTTCGCAAACTCCACGATCCTGTCGAGCTTATGAGGGGTGAAGTACAGCAAGCCACCGAAGATATCGTTGGGCATGTCGTATGCCTTGAAGACTAACTCTGTCACAACGCCGAAAGCCTGCCCTGCGCCACGAATCGCCCAGAAGAGGTCCTTGTGCGTGTCTTGAGATGCATCGAGAACACTACCATTAGCTAAAACGACTGTCGCACTGATCAGGCTATCGACTATCAGCCCGTGCTGCCCTGTAAGCCATCCATACCCTCCCCCCAAGGTCGATCCGCCAACGCCAGTGCGACTTGCGGTGTCTCCGACCACGGCGAGTCCATAAGAAGCAGTGGCGGTATTGACATCATCCCAGGTAGCGCCCCCTTGGACACGTACGGTCTGGGATTTGGCATCCACGTAGACGTTTCGCATCTTGGATAGACTGATCACGATGCCACCACGCGTTGCGGATTCGGTGCGCGTCGAATGTCCACCCGCTTTCACGACGAGCTCGATGTGATGATTACGCGCAAAAGTGACGGTTTTGGAGACATCTTTCGTTGACGTGACGTTGACAATTGCTCCCTGTAGGCTAATCAGCTATGTGTGTGGATTAACAGACGTTGGAGTGAGCTTCGAACATacagcctccttctcacATGTATCTGACCACGATTTATTGTTTTCATGGTGGTTCTCTGGGCCAAGATAGGAAATCTCTGCGCCAGTTCCTTCGAGCTCCCGCCTGAGCTCCAAGGCCAACCTATGTTTCATAAAGTATATAGTCATGAACTCAACTCTGTAGACTATGATCCAGGTATACCCAGTTATACAGGTAACTTCTGCATAATTAACGAGGAATTAAAGTAAAAGGGATATAGCGCCAAATAATACCAGCTATTACTGGGCAAATATCCAAGACCATGCGAACCTTATTACCCGTAGATATTAGTATGTCCCAAATAACAGTATCAGGTAACCACTCATTTCCAGTTTAACAGACCTGTTATAATAATGGGATTGTCAGTTCAGGAAGTGGCTGTGGTTGGGTGACTGGTCTTGTGACCGCGTCCCCGATGGCGAACAATATCCCCATAGTCAACCTCCCCATTCTATATCCCTGTGGCTGCTTCTTGCGGGGCGGATATCTGGTCAGGCACTGTCATGACATCATATATGTTCTCAAATATATACTCGGTCAAACAACAGCGATAGTGTGATAATACTACACATCCTAGTCAAGACAGTGCTCTAACCCTAACAAATGTTGAAACTCGTACAATCAAGACTC
This sequence is a window from Aspergillus puulaauensis MK2 DNA, chromosome 6, nearly complete sequence. Protein-coding genes within it:
- a CDS encoding uncharacterized protein (InterPro:IPR011598,IPR036638;~PFAM:PF00010;~antiSMASH:Cluster_6.5;~go_function: GO:0046983 - protein dimerization activity [Evidence IEA]), which encodes MAHAAALPLSPPLTFRNKKRRIQWDMGDYQHSMTSESCAPLFSAPDSQRMMSYGNPDFPDILGFDDTLLNSEVQLQNDMPGVLPIPSSSASPFGLIAADIPYPGGINAPVAPELNPNSEQQSGFNLNNRNNQIKQYKRRKSHNIVERRYRVNLNAKFRKLEEVVLQGTASPSPSSPYSSQQTPSPRRPSSPQKTRSKARVLDGALSYIESLESEISSLKEAMDVSKD
- a CDS encoding uncharacterized protein (CAZy:AA7;~COG:C;~EggNog:ENOG410PVKJ;~InterPro:IPR006094,IPR036318,IPR016169,IPR016166, IPR016167,IPR012951;~PFAM:PF08031,PF01565;~SMCOG1138:FAD linked oxidase domain protein;~antiSMASH:Cluster_6.5;~go_function: GO:0016491 - oxidoreductase activity [Evidence IEA];~go_function: GO:0050660 - flavin adenine dinucleotide binding [Evidence IEA];~go_function: GO:0071949 - FAD binding [Evidence IEA];~go_process: GO:0055114 - oxidation-reduction process [Evidence IEA]) gives rise to the protein MKHRLALELRRELEGTGAEISYLGPENHHENNKSWSDTCEKEAGAIVNVTSTKDVSKTVTFARNHHIELVVKAGGHSTRTESATRGGIVISLSKMRNVYVDAKSQTVRVQGGATWDDVNTATASYGLAVVGDTASRTGVGGSTLGGGYGWLTGQHGLIVDSLISATVVLANGSVLDASQDTHKDLFWAIRGAGQAFGVVTELVFKAYDMPNDIFGGLLYFTPHKLDRIVEFANWFDKQQNERSGFFFGFRALSPVEEALVMALVFYDGPKEEATSFFAPLLSLHASLGAVGMMSYTQLNRLGNIEPKPAGRKATSGTNITFPLDKKLAHELWAGFNQIMEAYPEAGASVLAFELLPYTKVISVPVTATACANRGRFYNVGLLLCWKSPERDAAMDQYRRAVVATIQYSQRRLNRGEHAVAYPNYSGRFGRLLKAAHRSLLAGHDFGSGSLFGTNLPRLQELKKIYDQHNFFRKWHNLLKPY